The segment CGGCGTGGTGAGCTTCAATTTCGGCGACTCGGTGCCCTCGATGGCGGTCGCCACCGGGCTCGGCCTGCCGGCGGCGCGCTACGCCGTCGAGTTCTCGGCCGGCGGCAATGCCGCCGCCCTGATCGTCCAGACCGCCGCCGCCGCCATCGCCGCCGGCCTGGCCGAAAACGTGCTTTGTTTCCGGGCCATGAACGGGCGTTCGGGTTTCAGGCTGGGCGGCAGCCGCGACATAAATACCCTCGGCATCACGCAATACACCGCCCCCTTCGGCTGGATCACCTATCCCCAGGCCATGGCCATGTGGTGCCGGCGCCACATGATCAAGTACGGCACCAGCAGCGAGCAATTGGGCCAGGTCGCCGTGACGTGCCGGCAAAACGCCGCCCAGAACGAGCGCGCCATGATGCGAAACCCCATCACGCTGGAGGATCATCAGGCCTCGCGCCTGATCGTCGAGCCCTTCCGGCTCCTCGACATCTGCCTCGAATCGGACGGCGCCTGCGCCGTGCTGGTGACCAGCGCCGAGCGGGCCCGCGATCTCAAACAAAAACCCGTTCGCATCATGGGCGCGGCCTACGGCGGCGGCCCCAACCAGGGTGATGACCTGTTTGACGCCATGCGCTGGCCCGAACACGCCCACAACTACAGCCGCTACATCGCCGAAGACCTTTGGCGAAGCGCCGGTGTCGGCCCCGGCGACGTCGACGTGGCCGAGATCTACGATTGCTTCACCTACAGCGTGCTCATGCAGCTCGAAGGTTTCGGTTTCTGCAAAGACGGCGAGGGCGGCGACTTCGTGGCCGACGGCCATATTGCCAGCGACGGCAGCTTGCCCATCAACACCCACGGCGGGCTCTTGTCCGAGGCCTATATCCACGGCCTCAACCACGTCGTCGAGGCGGTCGAGCAGTTGCGCGGCGAGGCCGGGCCACGCCAGGTCGAGGGCGCCGAGATTGCGCTGACCACGGCCGGCGCCATGACCTGCGGCAGCGCCCTGGTGCTGGGGAACTGAGCATGACGCGGAAGCCACAGAAACCACAGAAACCAACACCCACTCTCGACGCCGATTCGCGCACCTTCTGGGAGGCCTGCGCCCGCCACGAGCTGATCATCCAGCGCTGCGCAGACTGCACTCGCCTGCGCTTTCCGCCGGTCGGGCTTTGCCCCCATTGCGGCAGCGCCTCGGTAGAGCACGTCAGGGCCTCGGGCCGCGGCCGGGTCTATAGCTGGATCGTGGTCACCCATGCCGTGCCCAAGGAGATCTACGCCGGCGAGGTGCCCTATGCCGTGGCCCTGGTCGAGCTCGAGGAAGGGGTGCGCCTGCCCACCAACATCGTCGGCTGCGACCCCGCCAAGATCAGCGCCGACATGCCGGTCGAGGTGGTGTTCGAGGAGCGGGGCGACACGACGCTGCCGCTGTTTCGGCCGCTCCGGGCCTAAGACCCTGCCGTGGAGGCCGTCGTGAAGGTCGCGGCCATCGGCGAATGCATGATCGAGATCTCGGGGCCGGCCGGCCGGGCCCGCATCGGCTTTGGCGGCGATACCCTGAATACCGCCGTCTACCTCGCCCGGGCCGGCGTTTCGGTCGATTACCTGACGGCGCTGGGCGATGATCCCTTCAGCGACGAAATGCTGCGCGCCTGGCAGGCCGAGGGCGTCGGCATCGAAGGCATCGTGCGCCGGCCGGGCCGGCTGCCCGGGCTTTATCTCATTCGCACCAATGAGGGCGGCGAGCGCAGTTTCTATTACTGGCGCGACCGGGCCCCGGCCCGCGAACTCTTTGCCGGCGACGGCGCCGCCGTGCTCGAGTCCCTGGCGGCCTACGACTGGGTCTATCTCTCCGGTATCACGCTCTCGGTAATCGGTGCGGCCGGATGCCAGGCGCTGGCGGGACGTCTGGGCGAGCTCAAGGCGGGTGGTCTGCGTCTTGCCTTCGACAGCAACTACCGGCCCCGCGGCTGGCCCGAGGCGGCGGCGGCACGGACTGAGTTCGATCGCCTGCTGCCGCTGGTCGACATCGCGCTGCCGACGCTCGACGACGAACAGGCGCTTTATGGCGACGGCGATGGCGCCGCCTGTGCCGCCCGCCACCGCGCCGCCGGGGTGGCCGAGGTCGTCGTTAAGATGGGCGCGGACGGCTGCCTGGTGGCGGCCGAGGGAGGAACAACGACCATCCCGGTGCCCGAGACCCTGGCGCCCGTCGACACCACCGGTGCCGGCGACAGCTTCAACGCCGCCTATCTGGCGGCCCGCCTGGCCGGCCGGGCCCCGGCGGCGGCCGCCGCGGCGGGCCACCAATTGGCGGCCCGGGTCATCGGCTGCCATGGCGCGATACTTCCGAAGGAAAGCCGTGAATGACTGACCGAACGACCATCGAGGAACTGCTGGCACCGGTCGCGGTGGTGCCGGTACTGACCATCGAAAACCTCTCCATTGCCGTGCCGCTGGGCCGGGCCCTGGTGGCCGGCGGCTTGACGGTGCTGGAGGTGACGCTGCGCAGCGCCGCCGCACTGGCGGCCGTTGAGGCCATGGTAGCGGCCGTCCCCGAGGCCGTGGTGGGCGTCGGCACGCTGACCGGGCCCGAGGAAATAGCCGCCGCGCGGTCCGCCGGGGCGCGCTACGCCGTCAGCCCGGGGTTCGATGCCGATCTGGTGGCAGCGGCGGCCGAGGCCGGCCTGCCCTATCTTCCCGGCGTCGCCACGGCCTCCGAAGTGCAGCGCGCCCGGAGGCTCGGCCTCACGACTTTGAAATTCTTCCCGGCCGAGCCGGCCGGCGGCAGCGCCGCGTTACGGGCCTTCGCCGGGCCTTTCCCGGAACTTCGATTCTGTCCCACGGGCGGCATCGACCAGTCCAACGCGGCGGAATATTTG is part of the Alphaproteobacteria bacterium genome and harbors:
- a CDS encoding acetyl-CoA acetyltransferase, with the protein product MAWTLRDKYAIAGIGNTAYSKESGTTVLNLALEACRAALADAGLEAAQVDGVVSFNFGDSVPSMAVATGLGLPAARYAVEFSAGGNAAALIVQTAAAAIAAGLAENVLCFRAMNGRSGFRLGGSRDINTLGITQYTAPFGWITYPQAMAMWCRRHMIKYGTSSEQLGQVAVTCRQNAAQNERAMMRNPITLEDHQASRLIVEPFRLLDICLESDGACAVLVTSAERARDLKQKPVRIMGAAYGGGPNQGDDLFDAMRWPEHAHNYSRYIAEDLWRSAGVGPGDVDVAEIYDCFTYSVLMQLEGFGFCKDGEGGDFVADGHIASDGSLPINTHGGLLSEAYIHGLNHVVEAVEQLRGEAGPRQVEGAEIALTTAGAMTCGSALVLGN
- a CDS encoding Zn-ribbon domain-containing OB-fold protein, translating into MTRKPQKPQKPTPTLDADSRTFWEACARHELIIQRCADCTRLRFPPVGLCPHCGSASVEHVRASGRGRVYSWIVVTHAVPKEIYAGEVPYAVALVELEEGVRLPTNIVGCDPAKISADMPVEVVFEERGDTTLPLFRPLRA
- a CDS encoding sugar kinase, which produces MKVAAIGECMIEISGPAGRARIGFGGDTLNTAVYLARAGVSVDYLTALGDDPFSDEMLRAWQAEGVGIEGIVRRPGRLPGLYLIRTNEGGERSFYYWRDRAPARELFAGDGAAVLESLAAYDWVYLSGITLSVIGAAGCQALAGRLGELKAGGLRLAFDSNYRPRGWPEAAAARTEFDRLLPLVDIALPTLDDEQALYGDGDGAACAARHRAAGVAEVVVKMGADGCLVAAEGGTTTIPVPETLAPVDTTGAGDSFNAAYLAARLAGRAPAAAAAAGHQLAARVIGCHGAILPKESRE
- the eda gene encoding bifunctional 4-hydroxy-2-oxoglutarate aldolase/2-dehydro-3-deoxy-phosphogluconate aldolase, which codes for MTDRTTIEELLAPVAVVPVLTIENLSIAVPLGRALVAGGLTVLEVTLRSAAALAAVEAMVAAVPEAVVGVGTLTGPEEIAAARSAGARYAVSPGFDADLVAAAAEAGLPYLPGVATASEVQRARRLGLTTLKFFPAEPAGGSAALRAFAGPFPELRFCPTGGIDQSNAAEYLALDNVVCVGGSWPAPTELLAAGDWQAIEDRARQAAALGAHR